The genomic window TTATAAATGGATTTGTTGATAGACTGCTGCATGTACTGACCCGTTACTACAACTTCTTCTATTTTCTTCTGGCTAAGAGTATCTTTTTCCTGTGCATTCACCCATAAGACTGTGGATAACGATAGAACGGAAAGCACTTTCTTCTTCATAGACACAAAAATTTTTGACAAATATATGATTTTATTTAGAACAGTTAAAAATAAATAATTACTTTTGTGGAATAATTCTAAATAAAAATAACGTTATGAAATTAAAACTACTTTTAGGAACTTTGATGTTTGCTGCTGTTACAGCTCATGCACAAGTAGCTACTCTTAATGAAAATTTCAACAACTTTACCCCCGGAAACACCACTTTCCCACAAGGAGGATGGTCTGCAGTGGTTGCAGCTCCTACAGCCACACCTCCACCTGTATCACCAAGAATGATTGTAGCAGCTGATGCCAATGATGCCAACAATAAAATGGTGCAATCTTATGCCGGAAACAATGGTGCCGCACCATCATATTTAATTTCACCTCAGATTGTAGCTCCTGCAGGAGACAAAACATTAACTTTTGATACAACATTAGTTTCCCCGTCTCCGGGTCCGGGAACCATTCAGATCGGATTGGCTTCAAACCCGACAGATATGTCGACTTTCGTACCGGTAGGAAACCCAATCACTGTTGCAACCATCGGAACTGTACAGAATATCAGTGTAAATATTCCTGCTTCTGCTTCACAATATCTGGTGTTCAGATTCACTCCATCAGCGACGCACGTTGCTGTTCAGATTGACAATGTGGTGTACAACACCTCTACAACGTTGGGAGTTTCTGATCAGTTAAAATCAAAAGAAGAAATCAGGTTTGCTGTAAATTCTGACAATACTGCTTTACAATTTGTGACCAGAAAAGACCCTAAAAACATCCAGGTGTATTCTGCCGGCGGACAAAAAGTGGCAGAAGGTAAATTAACCGGACAACTATTTGACATCAGCACTCTTCAGACAGGCGTTTATTATATGCTGATCGAAACTGCAGAAGGAAATGCGGTGAAATCAAAATTCATTAAAAAGTAAAAGATTTATTAGACTATAATTTGCACAGAAGGCCGATTAATCCCGTATTAATCGGTTTTTTTATTTTTCTAAAACTCCATATTGCGATATATTAATATTCAAACAAGATAAAAATCATGTTTTTATTTAGAATCATTAAAAATAATTTAAATAGTTTTGTAGAATAATTCTAAATAATAAAACTATAAATATTAAAGATATTATGAAAACAAAACTACTTTTTGCTTCAATGCTTGCTTTGGGAGTACAGCAGACTGCCCTTGCCCAAGTGGATGCCAACGGATATACAGCCGTGAATATGACAATGGGTGCAGGCTACCAGAATCGAGTTTTTTTTGACTTAAGTGCAAACAGTATCGTTTCACAACCCGCAAATTCCTGGGATATTGCGTTCTACAGAAATTCTGCGATGAGTTTTGGGACAAGAATTAATGATGCGCAGAATATTGAGGTTTACCAGGCATCCAACAATCCAAACGACTGGAATACCATTACCACCAATAATGTTTCTACTTACGGAAATCCTCTTTTTAATCTTGACAATACAACGGCTCTTCAGGAAGGGGCATTTGAGCAGGGAACCGCTACTTACGGATGGGGAGAATATAATCCCGGAAACCACCATGTAGAAGGAAAAGTAATTTTTATTTTAAAATATCTGAGTTCCGGAGAATATATAAAATTCATGATTGATGATTATTTCGGGGGTTACACATTCAAATATGCAAAATGGAATGCCTTATCGTCTTCATGGGATGCAACGGTTTCTAAAACCATCGCCAACGGATCTGATGATGCGTATTTTAATTATTTCTCTTTCGCAACAGGAGAAAAAGTTAGCAACCAGGAACCTTCAAAGGCAAACTGGGATCTAATGTTCACCAGATATTGGACGTTTTATGCCAACATTATGATGTACAGAATGGCGGGCGTCATTCAAAATTCGAATATTACTGTAGCAAGAGTTCAGCCTGAAACACAAGCCGTTGCTACAAGTACTTTAC from Chryseobacterium wanjuense includes these protein-coding regions:
- a CDS encoding T9SS type A sorting domain-containing protein, with product MKTKLLFASMLALGVQQTALAQVDANGYTAVNMTMGAGYQNRVFFDLSANSIVSQPANSWDIAFYRNSAMSFGTRINDAQNIEVYQASNNPNDWNTITTNNVSTYGNPLFNLDNTTALQEGAFEQGTATYGWGEYNPGNHHVEGKVIFILKYLSSGEYIKFMIDDYFGGYTFKYAKWNALSSSWDATVSKTIANGSDDAYFNYFSFATGEKVSNQEPSKANWDLMFTRYWTFYANIMMYRMAGVIQNSNITVARVQPETQAVATSTLPPSATFSSNITTIGHSWKPTSGAPTSDVVYYIKQGSEYYRLYFISNEGTATGNMYFKYKNITSTLGVTDVAGKKASFGIYPNPTTADKHVTVLFDVKEKANNKGSVEVYDLSGKKVYSAELTNQAGFYKQDLNLSHLSSGNYLVKITFGGSTETKKLIVK
- a CDS encoding T9SS-dependent choice-of-anchor J family protein, which codes for MKLKLLLGTLMFAAVTAHAQVATLNENFNNFTPGNTTFPQGGWSAVVAAPTATPPPVSPRMIVAADANDANNKMVQSYAGNNGAAPSYLISPQIVAPAGDKTLTFDTTLVSPSPGPGTIQIGLASNPTDMSTFVPVGNPITVATIGTVQNISVNIPASASQYLVFRFTPSATHVAVQIDNVVYNTSTTLGVSDQLKSKEEIRFAVNSDNTALQFVTRKDPKNIQVYSAGGQKVAEGKLTGQLFDISTLQTGVYYMLIETAEGNAVKSKFIKK